One region of Mucilaginibacter sp. 14171R-50 genomic DNA includes:
- a CDS encoding contractile injection system tape measure protein: protein MRQREGHIVSTLSWDTTFDNRALGFDLQNRLSQWSRFVMPGELDYVFKAVCPEGMSLSIHSLEIDLGEIEVNELEAQLKRRLVATLREKLADMLSYGVPGQNLKLVTQTLASIESLRYFLVNGMMPWNYSGGDVNALVGVLFKEQPHQTIELLRETGTVYTATRKRMAWQFNKANYNATIRGFEPVSYDQINCLSAEMVRLQHKEQFVRSSVADLEKEIRLWILNYLLSDRGTIFNNLAFMKDILVQMAHRHNIAYCDLLLLIENAIVKPNLAFNVKGDFMTVINMLSEQQRLTAVSLPDNNLNLPGSTAARRKQARAGNPSPAQFAAYIVNAGYPDSHSSLLALPVDVKYWLKNATGLDDHFMAVFFNACQYTLPCDVVKLVQLFTKLPGGIPPLAGRYKTRAICVAYLLKYRQQITIKTFLGYLLQQCANISGTTTTQVYNTLCRVIMASRFQGLSMADFTHLAAVPAEMNYIKNDKAPFAAIVYNLNTYTLQNAINRTGRDFLRLLRADLKALIRLDAHRVLQLLRAYKNKAFLFGPLPLLTDNWSIDRLLRAGKGANFGVVTQFIKITGSNSVLAGSKEVAWLQRNVVTLALKALILQPGLSAKLLVTQLAELAERSGRFTPEFVTWLRDQLSLEPLPAERRRQRRPTAAQSGSNTETIELVNTLLLDEKTAPDAVQEILQQYHFNHPVIQAIKQNTHLYRLLLNRLFSKDTQQVTGLVSTVLARICRTTPNVNKVSVQRTLTDLFWQCILATGWYRLGFRGFKKNFEAAVSYHYPGIIVTGSDRLQVRGQIYVAPHNFAGLANISHAGLTKSLKTAIAAGTNTLAGGRQSITFTDVLFQIVTGEGDPLKFSAGLALSDQEILRFMQKVDLEQVLYRLNISKPSLSQRIGDLAFIILLLDASGGGVDNEAAMMNVYRQALLFSSGQGSWQPALDKLFKQTLALLKTNAALSNKLAVKFNAAGFGISSNMRRNFISRASASQQKFIAKLNAAGLKALKATGTELPLTTAGNLSPQAVKTLSKDVLRAHQTNVTEQLLYMVVTGQDVPTWFAPRPLYSAAMLAEEIVARHPLTLLNILKSERLTGQEYERLAAVLPFQQLQHVLLVTNCGRSVIYELERLYNALGEMAFGAVTGRHIQMLLYRKLLLVIKSGNRSLISAGRIWQELIWDMQVNFNIPKSDFVRLAAKKANLLPPGYRAALGLIIAAGEAKALKDKFINTKLLTEMPIIQKPAGVTTEPVPVKNAGMVLLSEYIPALFRHMRMLNGQVFVNSEARLAAAHVLQYAVTGLTHTSEQYLPLNKVFCGMPLAEPVPEGITLTAGQKELISGMILNMVSQWPVIGKTSVEGFRGNWLVRDGLLRETEERWELAVEPRPYDILINQFPFSFSIIKYQWMDKPLHVKWKI from the coding sequence ATGAGGCAGCGTGAAGGGCATATCGTATCAACGTTGAGCTGGGACACCACGTTTGACAACAGGGCGCTGGGTTTCGACCTCCAGAACCGCTTGAGCCAGTGGAGCAGGTTTGTTATGCCCGGTGAACTCGATTACGTTTTTAAGGCGGTTTGCCCGGAGGGGATGTCCCTATCTATTCATTCGCTGGAAATAGATTTAGGAGAGATTGAAGTTAACGAACTTGAAGCACAGCTAAAGAGAAGACTGGTAGCAACCCTCAGAGAGAAACTCGCCGACATGCTGAGCTATGGGGTGCCGGGACAAAACCTTAAGCTTGTTACGCAGACCCTTGCATCGATAGAAAGCCTGCGATACTTTCTGGTTAACGGCATGATGCCCTGGAACTATAGCGGGGGTGATGTTAACGCGCTTGTAGGCGTCCTATTTAAGGAGCAGCCACACCAAACAATTGAGTTACTGCGCGAAACCGGCACGGTGTACACGGCCACCAGAAAACGCATGGCCTGGCAGTTTAACAAAGCTAATTACAACGCCACCATTCGCGGCTTTGAGCCCGTGAGTTACGACCAGATCAACTGCCTGTCGGCTGAGATGGTGCGCTTGCAGCATAAAGAGCAGTTTGTGCGCAGTAGCGTTGCCGATTTAGAAAAGGAAATAAGGCTATGGATACTGAATTACCTGCTGAGCGACAGGGGGACGATATTTAACAACCTTGCGTTCATGAAAGATATTCTTGTGCAAATGGCCCATCGCCATAACATTGCCTATTGCGATCTGCTGCTGCTGATAGAAAACGCCATTGTAAAACCAAACCTCGCGTTTAATGTAAAGGGCGATTTCATGACGGTGATCAATATGTTGTCGGAGCAGCAACGACTTACCGCGGTTAGCCTGCCTGATAACAATTTAAACTTGCCCGGTAGCACTGCTGCCCGCCGGAAGCAAGCGCGTGCCGGAAACCCGTCCCCGGCACAATTTGCCGCATATATTGTAAACGCCGGGTATCCGGACAGCCATTCATCGTTGCTGGCTTTACCGGTCGATGTTAAATACTGGCTTAAGAACGCAACAGGCCTGGATGATCATTTTATGGCTGTATTTTTTAATGCCTGCCAATATACCTTACCCTGCGATGTGGTGAAGCTGGTGCAGCTGTTTACGAAACTTCCCGGCGGAATACCGCCGCTTGCAGGCCGGTATAAAACGAGGGCAATATGCGTAGCATACCTGCTAAAGTACAGGCAACAGATAACTATAAAAACATTTTTGGGCTATTTGCTGCAACAGTGTGCCAACATTTCCGGCACTACTACTACCCAAGTATATAATACGCTGTGCAGGGTAATAATGGCCTCGCGCTTTCAGGGGCTATCTATGGCCGACTTTACCCATCTGGCAGCTGTACCGGCTGAAATGAACTATATAAAAAACGATAAGGCGCCATTTGCGGCTATAGTTTATAACCTCAATACTTATACACTGCAAAATGCAATCAACCGTACCGGTCGCGATTTTTTAAGGTTGCTTCGCGCCGATCTGAAAGCGCTTATCCGGCTGGACGCGCACAGGGTGCTGCAGTTACTAAGGGCATATAAAAACAAGGCGTTTTTGTTTGGCCCGTTACCGCTGCTAACTGACAACTGGTCGATCGACAGGTTACTCCGGGCGGGTAAAGGTGCAAATTTTGGGGTGGTAACGCAATTTATCAAGATCACAGGCAGCAATAGCGTTTTGGCGGGCAGCAAGGAGGTTGCGTGGCTGCAAAGAAATGTGGTGACACTGGCTTTAAAGGCGCTGATACTGCAACCCGGGCTTTCCGCAAAATTGCTTGTTACGCAGCTGGCAGAACTGGCGGAACGATCTGGCCGATTTACACCGGAATTTGTTACATGGCTGAGGGACCAACTAAGCCTCGAACCATTACCGGCAGAACGCCGCCGGCAGCGCCGGCCAACCGCAGCACAAAGCGGGAGCAACACCGAAACGATTGAATTGGTAAATACCCTTTTGCTGGATGAGAAGACGGCTCCGGATGCTGTTCAGGAAATACTGCAGCAATATCATTTTAATCACCCGGTTATACAGGCCATCAAACAAAACACCCATTTGTACCGGTTACTACTGAACAGGCTTTTTAGCAAGGATACACAACAGGTAACCGGTTTAGTCAGCACCGTCCTTGCCCGTATTTGTAGGACGACACCGAATGTGAATAAAGTATCGGTGCAAAGGACGTTAACTGATCTGTTTTGGCAGTGCATTTTAGCGACTGGCTGGTACAGGCTTGGGTTTAGGGGTTTTAAAAAGAACTTTGAAGCGGCTGTAAGCTATCATTACCCGGGTATTATCGTAACAGGTTCCGATCGGTTACAAGTGCGTGGTCAAATTTACGTTGCCCCGCATAATTTTGCAGGTTTGGCAAATATAAGCCATGCAGGACTGACAAAATCCCTTAAAACGGCCATTGCTGCCGGTACTAACACACTCGCAGGTGGCCGTCAAAGTATAACTTTTACAGATGTATTGTTCCAAATAGTGACCGGCGAGGGCGATCCCCTGAAATTTTCCGCAGGCCTTGCTTTGTCAGATCAGGAGATCCTCCGGTTTATGCAAAAAGTCGACCTGGAGCAGGTCCTTTACCGTTTAAACATCAGCAAACCGTCTTTATCTCAACGCATAGGCGATCTCGCCTTTATCATCCTGCTGCTTGATGCATCCGGAGGGGGCGTTGATAATGAGGCTGCCATGATGAATGTTTATAGACAGGCATTATTGTTCAGCAGCGGTCAGGGAAGCTGGCAGCCCGCGCTGGATAAACTGTTCAAGCAAACCCTCGCGCTGTTAAAAACAAACGCTGCTTTGAGCAACAAACTCGCCGTAAAATTTAACGCCGCAGGGTTTGGCATATCATCAAATATGCGACGGAACTTTATTTCACGCGCATCTGCATCACAGCAAAAGTTCATTGCCAAGTTAAATGCAGCCGGCTTAAAAGCGCTAAAAGCAACAGGCACTGAACTGCCGTTAACTACCGCCGGTAACCTATCACCGCAGGCTGTAAAAACATTGAGCAAAGATGTACTTCGCGCGCACCAAACTAACGTTACGGAACAGCTGCTATACATGGTTGTTACCGGGCAGGATGTCCCCACCTGGTTTGCCCCGCGGCCACTATATAGCGCCGCAATGCTTGCTGAAGAAATTGTGGCGCGACATCCCCTTACGTTGCTTAATATCTTAAAAAGCGAACGCTTAACAGGGCAAGAATATGAGCGGTTAGCCGCTGTGCTGCCCTTTCAACAGCTTCAGCATGTGTTGTTGGTTACTAATTGCGGCAGGTCAGTTATATATGAGTTGGAACGCCTGTACAACGCACTGGGAGAAATGGCTTTTGGCGCTGTAACAGGCCGGCATATACAAATGCTGCTGTACCGCAAACTATTGCTCGTGATCAAATCGGGCAACCGGTCATTAATATCGGCCGGTCGTATATGGCAGGAGCTTATCTGGGATATGCAGGTTAACTTCAACATACCGAAAAGTGATTTTGTAAGACTGGCGGCAAAAAAAGCGAACCTGCTTCCCCCGGGTTACCGGGCAGCACTGGGGTTAATTATCGCAGCCGGCGAAGCAAAAGCTTTAAAGGACAAATTTATTAACACCAAACTCCTCACCGAAATGCCAATTATTCAAAAGCCCGCCGGGGTAACAACAGAGCCGGTTCCCGTAAAAAATGCCGGCATGGTGTTACTTAGCGAATACATCCCCGCGCTGTTTAGGCATATGAGGATGTTAAATGGGCAAGTGTTTGTTAATTCGGAGGCCAGGTTAGCGGCTGCGCATGTGCTTCAATATGCGGTTACGGGCCTAACGCATACGTCAGAACAATATCTTCCGCTTAACAAGGTGTTTTGCGGGATGCCGCTGGCTGAGCCCGTGCCGGAGGGTATAACGCTTACTGCCGGGCAAAAAGAGCTTATTTCAGGTATGATACTTAATATGGTAAGCCAGTGGCCGGTAATTGGCAAAACAAGCGTAGAGGGTTTCAGGGGTAACTGGCTGGTCCGCGACGGGCTGCTACGTGAAACGGAAGAACGGTGGGAACTGGCCGTAGAACCAAGGCCCTACGATATATTGATCAATCAATTCCCTTTCTCTTTTTCAATTATAAAATATCAGTGGATGGATAAGCCCCTCCACGTAAAATGGAAAATATAA